In Nostoc sp. UHCC 0926, a single genomic region encodes these proteins:
- the mgtE gene encoding magnesium transporter: MLTEDIRDLLTDTTDLNQLKWDLNRLQPVDVGEYITQLLEKERALAFRLLNKGQAINVFEYLPTEVQQELINSLHDVQVVQLVEAMSPDERAELFDELPAGVIKRLLQELSPEQRQATATILGYPEGTAGRVMTTEYVRLRQGLTVGEALSKIRRQDEDKESIYYAYVTDDNRTLVRVVSLRQLLFTFPDVFIKDISSDRVIKVRTETPQEEVARIMQRYDLIAIPVVDREDRLVGIVTIDDVMDILEEEATEDIQKLAGVGGDEAALSSPLLTIRNRLPWLLGIMALYIGAASAIAPFQSVIAAVPVLAVIMPIFSNTGGTVGIQSLTVTIRGLGVGEVTPKDTLKILRKELLAGLATALVLATTMILLSLIWARPQERWVALIAGMVMATNTIVAVTLGTLLPMGLKRLKLDPALVSGPLVTTMLDTIGFLTFLTLISFALQVLHLPS; this comes from the coding sequence ATGCTCACAGAAGATATTCGTGATTTGCTGACTGATACTACCGATTTAAACCAATTGAAATGGGATTTAAATCGCTTACAACCTGTGGATGTGGGAGAATATATTACACAATTGCTTGAAAAAGAACGCGCGCTCGCATTCCGTTTACTCAACAAAGGTCAGGCAATTAATGTATTTGAATATCTGCCAACAGAGGTGCAGCAGGAACTAATTAATTCTCTGCATGATGTCCAGGTAGTGCAACTTGTAGAAGCAATGAGTCCTGATGAACGGGCAGAATTGTTTGACGAACTACCCGCTGGGGTAATCAAACGACTGTTACAGGAACTGAGTCCAGAACAAAGGCAAGCAACAGCAACGATTCTCGGCTATCCAGAAGGCACTGCTGGGCGGGTGATGACAACCGAATATGTGCGGTTGCGGCAAGGATTGACTGTAGGTGAAGCCCTAAGTAAAATCCGCCGTCAGGACGAAGACAAGGAGTCGATTTACTACGCCTACGTCACAGATGACAACCGGACACTGGTGAGAGTAGTTTCACTGCGCCAGTTGCTGTTTACCTTTCCCGATGTTTTCATCAAGGATATTTCTAGCGATCGCGTCATCAAAGTTAGAACTGAAACTCCTCAAGAAGAAGTGGCGCGAATCATGCAGCGCTACGACTTAATTGCTATCCCCGTAGTTGACCGAGAAGACCGATTGGTCGGCATTGTCACCATTGATGATGTGATGGATATTTTGGAAGAGGAAGCCACAGAAGATATTCAAAAACTAGCGGGTGTGGGTGGTGATGAAGCAGCTTTATCCTCTCCCTTACTTACCATCCGCAACCGCTTACCTTGGCTGTTGGGCATCATGGCACTGTATATTGGTGCCGCCAGTGCGATCGCGCCTTTTCAATCTGTAATTGCCGCAGTGCCGGTTTTAGCAGTAATCATGCCGATTTTTTCCAACACTGGTGGCACTGTTGGTATTCAATCATTAACGGTGACAATCCGCGGTTTGGGAGTAGGTGAGGTAACACCCAAAGATACCTTGAAAATTCTCCGCAAAGAACTTTTAGCCGGTTTAGCTACAGCCCTAGTTTTAGCCACAACGATGATCCTGCTTTCCTTAATTTGGGCGCGACCTCAAGAGCGATGGGTGGCTTTAATTGCCGGAATGGTAATGGCAACTAATACAATTGTGGCTGTTACACTCGGCACTTTACTGCCAATGGGTTTGAAACGACTGAAGCTTGACCCAGCACTAGTTAGTGGGCCGTTGGTGACTACAATGCTAGATACTATTGGGTTTTTAACGTTTCTTACCCTGATTTCGTTTGCTTTGCAGGTATTACATTTACCAAGTTAA
- a CDS encoding TldD/PmbA family protein, with the protein MLTSTLLLSNQLPTLQYSSTPERFDETWEAPLATLLGLGRAAGADFIELFLERRNYISSLAEDDSITSISPSLSTGAGVRVFRGKADCYVSTNDLSFSGLKAALEKGLSILGLQLPTPKAFIPEINLELLRDYATKRGKDAWLPVCSSIREMGEVLLDGTAHLKQKASHVQSRRASYFRDWQEVLIAASDGTFARDIRLTQSVGFNLLCADGANRTSIGDRAGNTSDANFLRTWDSQQAAEKIAESAGKMLYADYVESGTYPIIMANHFGGVIFHEACGHLLETTQIERNTTPFADKKGEKIAHESLTAWDEGRSENAFGTIDMDDEGMPAQRTLLIEKGVLKNFLADRTGSARTGHPRTGSGRRQNYTFAAASRMRNTYIDSGEYNIDDLFASVDKGVYCKKMGGGSVGATGQFNFGVDEAYLIENGKITKPLKGAILIGEAKEIMNKISMCSQDLEIAPGFCGSVSGSIYTTVGQPHIKVDSITVGGR; encoded by the coding sequence ATGCTTACAAGTACGCTACTTCTCTCGAATCAACTTCCCACCCTCCAATATTCCTCCACACCAGAGCGTTTCGATGAAACCTGGGAAGCCCCCCTGGCTACCCTCTTGGGACTAGGACGCGCCGCTGGTGCTGACTTCATCGAATTATTTTTAGAGCGTCGCAACTATATTAGTTCTCTTGCAGAAGACGACTCCATCACCAGTATTTCACCCAGTCTGTCTACAGGTGCGGGAGTTAGAGTATTTCGCGGCAAAGCTGACTGTTATGTCAGCACTAATGACCTTTCTTTTTCCGGTTTGAAAGCAGCCTTAGAAAAAGGTCTTTCTATCCTGGGATTGCAATTACCTACTCCTAAAGCTTTCATCCCAGAAATCAACCTGGAATTATTGAGAGATTACGCCACCAAAAGAGGCAAAGATGCCTGGCTACCAGTGTGTAGCTCCATCCGAGAAATGGGAGAAGTCCTCCTTGATGGTACTGCCCACCTGAAGCAAAAAGCTAGCCACGTTCAATCCCGCCGTGCTAGCTATTTCCGGGATTGGCAAGAAGTTTTAATCGCCGCCAGTGATGGTACTTTTGCCCGTGACATTCGCCTCACCCAGTCAGTAGGATTTAACCTGTTGTGTGCCGATGGTGCTAATCGTACCTCAATTGGCGATCGCGCTGGTAATACTAGCGATGCCAACTTCTTGAGAACTTGGGATTCTCAACAAGCCGCCGAGAAAATAGCAGAATCTGCTGGAAAAATGCTCTACGCAGATTATGTGGAATCAGGTACTTACCCGATTATTATGGCCAATCACTTTGGCGGCGTAATCTTCCACGAAGCCTGCGGACACCTGCTAGAAACTACTCAAATTGAACGCAATACCACTCCCTTTGCTGACAAAAAAGGCGAAAAAATTGCCCACGAAAGTTTGACAGCCTGGGATGAAGGGCGCTCTGAAAATGCCTTCGGGACAATTGACATGGATGACGAAGGTATGCCTGCTCAAAGAACCCTATTAATTGAAAAAGGTGTTCTCAAAAACTTCTTAGCAGATAGAACAGGTTCTGCACGCACCGGACACCCCAGAACTGGAAGTGGACGCCGCCAAAATTATACCTTTGCAGCTGCTAGCCGGATGCGTAATACTTATATTGATTCTGGCGAATATAACATTGATGATTTATTTGCCTCTGTTGATAAAGGTGTTTATTGTAAAAAGATGGGTGGTGGTAGCGTTGGTGCTACAGGTCAATTTAATTTTGGTGTCGATGAAGCTTATTTGATTGAAAATGGCAAAATTACCAAACCGCTAAAGGGAGCAATTCTGATTGGTGAAGCTAAGGAAATTATGAATAAAATTTCTATGTGTTCCCAAGATTTGGAAATTGCACCAGGTTTTTGTGGCTCTGTTAGTGGCAGTATTTACACCACAGTAGGACAGCCCCACATCAAGGTTGATTCTATTACCGTAGGTGGACGATAA
- a CDS encoding aspartate carbamoyltransferase catalytic subunit, whose protein sequence is MPTTTWNRHHILSLADFTTAEYDTVLQTAASFQEVLSRRTKKVPTLQGQVVANLFFEPSTRTRSSFEIAAKRLSADTLNFAAATSSMTKGETILDTAKTYLAMGTDIMVVRHREAGVPNAIAAEMDRLGVRVSVLNAGDGQHEHPSQALLDLFTICTLIDPDHPRLELLKGKKIAIVGDILHSRVARSNIWSLIASGAEVHLAAPPTLLPKLFAEYLLESGVRSQDFVISSSPSFPTPHSPNQQLFLHWQLEPALQNADFVMTLRLQKERMTAHLLPSLREYHQLFGITRTKLQHCKPNVKILHPGPVNRGVEISSELMDDPEFSLIQSQVTSGVAVRMALLYLLGSGKA, encoded by the coding sequence ATGCCTACTACCACCTGGAATCGTCATCACATTCTTTCCCTAGCTGACTTCACTACCGCTGAATATGATACAGTTTTGCAAACTGCTGCCAGTTTTCAAGAGGTGCTATCACGGCGGACGAAGAAAGTGCCAACCTTGCAGGGACAGGTGGTGGCGAATTTATTTTTTGAACCCTCTACCCGGACTCGCAGCAGTTTTGAAATCGCTGCTAAACGCTTAAGTGCTGATACACTGAACTTCGCCGCAGCCACTTCCTCTATGACTAAAGGTGAGACAATTCTCGACACGGCGAAAACCTATTTGGCCATGGGAACTGATATTATGGTAGTCCGCCATCGAGAGGCAGGAGTACCGAATGCGATCGCGGCTGAAATGGATCGTTTAGGTGTACGAGTTAGCGTCCTCAATGCTGGTGATGGTCAACATGAGCATCCTTCCCAAGCCCTGCTAGATTTATTTACCATTTGTACTTTAATCGACCCAGATCACCCCCGACTAGAACTTTTAAAGGGTAAAAAGATTGCTATTGTTGGGGATATTCTCCATTCTCGCGTGGCGCGATCGAATATCTGGAGTTTAATTGCCAGTGGTGCCGAAGTACATCTGGCAGCACCACCAACCCTCTTACCCAAGTTATTTGCCGAGTATCTTTTGGAATCAGGAGTCAGAAGTCAAGATTTTGTTATCTCCTCATCTCCCTCATTCCCCACTCCCCACTCCCCAAATCAACAACTTTTTCTACATTGGCAGCTGGAACCAGCTTTGCAAAATGCTGATTTTGTCATGACTTTGCGCTTGCAAAAGGAACGCATGACGGCTCATTTGCTGCCAAGTTTGCGAGAATATCATCAGCTATTTGGCATTACACGCACAAAGCTGCAACATTGTAAACCTAACGTCAAAATTTTGCATCCAGGCCCAGTCAACCGTGGTGTTGAAATTAGTTCTGAATTGATGGATGACCCAGAATTTAGTCTCATTCAATCGCAAGTTACCAGTGGTGTTGCTGTTCGCATGGCCTTACTGTATTTGTTAGGTAGCGGCAAGGCTTAA
- a CDS encoding pentapeptide repeat-containing protein encodes MKRIFLTAAAILSTLSLAAPIPVKAENSAPVRRLLETRACLGCNLAGANLKGAHLIGVDLRNANLKGANLEGANLEGADLTGANLKSANLTKAFVSDTILNNANLTNVNLSKSRLYNSDVNGAVLANIDLSGADVFNTAISIGGEY; translated from the coding sequence ATGAAACGAATTTTTTTGACGGCAGCAGCCATACTCAGCACGCTATCTTTAGCTGCTCCCATTCCCGTCAAAGCAGAAAACTCCGCCCCTGTCCGGCGCTTGCTGGAAACTAGAGCATGTTTGGGATGTAATTTAGCAGGTGCAAACCTCAAAGGCGCTCATCTAATAGGTGTTGACCTGAGAAATGCAAATTTAAAAGGAGCTAATCTCGAAGGCGCTAACTTAGAAGGTGCCGATTTAACTGGAGCTAATTTGAAGTCTGCTAATCTCACAAAAGCATTCGTTAGCGACACTATCTTAAATAATGCCAATCTCACCAACGTTAATTTGAGTAAGTCCCGTTTATATAATAGTGATGTAAATGGTGCAGTATTGGCTAATATTGATTTAAGCGGTGCTGATGTATTTAATACTGCCATTAGCATTGGTGGAGAATACTAA
- a CDS encoding ParA family protein, translating into MSSYAFWNTKGGVGKSFLCFVAAAEYAHRHPDTDVYVIDLCPQANVSEILLGGHLNSPKALDSLSCNFISTLFKEVASG; encoded by the coding sequence ATGAGTTCGTATGCTTTTTGGAACACCAAAGGTGGAGTAGGAAAGAGCTTTCTTTGCTTTGTGGCTGCTGCTGAATATGCTCACCGTCACCCCGATACAGATGTTTATGTAATTGATTTGTGTCCCCAAGCCAACGTTTCAGAGATTTTACTAGGGGGACATCTTAATAGTCCAAAGGCACTAGATTCTTTAAGCTGCAATTTCATCAGTACTCTTTTTAAAGAAGTAGCCAGTGGCTAA
- a CDS encoding histidine kinase, with protein sequence MPNNIKQQIQADLQQAKETGQLRTDRIREIVKSAVSQVGSEFKQGSTELRSLVRDAVSAVIENFQEKGSELKDEVTASIEGALEGINSKRHESIAQTQTDIKRLQAQLDGEEEELQQEIDVILAEIEDTGKQEPATTKTAIDSAVNAIKDSEEVGLLKKRYAQLQAQLAIVRANLAARYGGRSMEVQDYLDEAKHWYDKARPQAESMAVQVEQKRSQLEDQLGEAGTSLARKERQIKQTLRQLLLTAADLFKDKQPADKERDTIHK encoded by the coding sequence ATGCCTAACAATATCAAACAACAAATTCAAGCAGACCTGCAACAAGCTAAAGAAACTGGACAATTAAGAACTGATCGGATTCGAGAAATTGTCAAATCCGCAGTTTCTCAAGTAGGTTCTGAGTTTAAACAAGGTTCTACTGAGCTTCGTAGCCTTGTTAGAGATGCAGTTTCTGCTGTAATCGAAAACTTCCAAGAAAAAGGTAGCGAACTCAAAGATGAAGTGACAGCTTCGATTGAAGGAGCGCTGGAAGGGATTAATAGCAAAAGACACGAAAGCATTGCTCAAACTCAGACAGATATCAAGCGGTTACAGGCTCAACTGGATGGTGAAGAAGAAGAACTACAGCAAGAAATTGATGTAATTTTGGCAGAGATTGAAGATACGGGTAAGCAAGAACCTGCTACTACCAAAACTGCAATTGATTCTGCTGTCAATGCTATTAAAGATAGTGAAGAAGTAGGATTGTTAAAGAAGCGTTACGCGCAACTGCAAGCGCAGCTAGCGATTGTCCGAGCTAACTTAGCTGCACGCTATGGCGGACGTTCTATGGAAGTTCAAGATTATCTGGACGAGGCTAAACACTGGTATGATAAAGCTCGTCCTCAAGCAGAATCTATGGCTGTACAGGTAGAACAAAAGCGATCGCAGCTAGAAGATCAACTAGGTGAAGCTGGTACATCTTTAGCGAGAAAAGAGCGCCAAATCAAACAAACGTTGAGGCAGTTACTCTTAACGGCGGCTGACTTGTTCAAAGATAAGCAACCTGCTGATAAAGAGCGGGATACTATTCATAAATAG
- a CDS encoding Clp protease N-terminal domain-containing protein, producing the protein MSVKQSRQLGVNYVGTEHLLLGILCEGATGRGKGVAIRVLQNLAVDLVSLEQRLQRALTYSRIQVFEPHLS; encoded by the coding sequence CTGTCGGTAAAACAATCTCGACAACTTGGTGTTAACTACGTTGGCACAGAGCATCTGCTCTTAGGTATTCTCTGCGAAGGTGCAACAGGTAGAGGAAAGGGAGTAGCAATTAGGGTTCTGCAAAATCTTGCGGTAGACCTGGTTTCGTTAGAACAACGGCTGCAAAGAGCTTTGACTTACAGCAGAATTCAAGTATTTGAACCACATCTGTCGTAG
- a CDS encoding phage holin family protein, which yields MLTPLLTALATALSLLIVDLVVPGVNIANFPAALIAALIIGLINGSVKPVLSTLSLPLNFLSFGAFSLIVNGFCFWLAAVLVPGFGVRGIIGFLLGPVILTFANTLINNYFVEKNLLASSGDVKSQGELPSR from the coding sequence ATGTTAACACCATTATTAACCGCACTAGCTACAGCTTTGAGCCTGTTGATTGTTGATTTAGTTGTTCCAGGCGTTAATATTGCTAATTTTCCCGCAGCTTTGATTGCCGCTTTAATAATTGGTCTGATTAACGGTTCGGTTAAACCAGTTCTGTCTACTCTTTCCTTACCACTTAACTTTCTATCATTTGGAGCATTTTCGCTCATCGTCAACGGTTTTTGTTTCTGGTTAGCAGCAGTGCTAGTTCCTGGGTTCGGAGTTCGCGGGATTATTGGTTTCCTTCTTGGGCCAGTAATTCTAACTTTTGCTAACACCTTGATTAACAACTACTTTGTTGAAAAAAATCTTTTAGCCAGCAGTGGTGATGTAAAAAGCCAAGGTGAATTACCTTCTAGATAA
- a CDS encoding YqaE/Pmp3 family membrane protein, giving the protein MKLVRFILGLLVPPLGVFLTVGVGPTLIINIVLTVLGWLPGSIHAIWVIAKHEEQINQEGRI; this is encoded by the coding sequence ATGAAATTAGTTCGTTTTATTCTAGGTTTATTAGTGCCTCCTTTAGGCGTTTTCCTGACAGTAGGAGTTGGCCCAACCTTAATTATTAACATTGTGCTCACAGTTTTAGGTTGGCTACCCGGTAGTATTCATGCAATTTGGGTGATTGCCAAACATGAAGAACAAATTAATCAAGAGGGACGTATTTAA
- a CDS encoding Tex family protein, which produces MLNIPQLLATEINLKPHQVQNALELLAEGATIPFIARYRKERTDEMNEVQLRELADRYTYLTELEERKSVILSAIAQQGKLTDELKAKISSCLQKTELEDLYLPYRPKRRTRATIAREKGLELLAEFIKSLNAKNAATASLEEEAAKYISESKGVKTAEEALKGAADILAEEVAEKAELRAYIRNYLLEEGIFVSRIKDDYPEGTTKFEMYRNYQMRVKNIAPHNMLALCRGETEKILSFEIAFDEDTVLYYLESKEIKTKVRTIRDFYQAMLKDAFNRLMKVSLMGEVISENKVYADIESIKTFETNLRELLLSAPAGMKPTLAIDPGFRTGCKVAVLDQTGKFLEYQAVFPHQATEQRLKAAQTVKNLIEKYKIELIAIGNGTASRETEEFVTQVLQTIERKPVKVMVNESGASIYSASTVALEEFPDLDITVRGAISIGRRLQDPLAELVKIDPKSIGVGQYQHDVDQKLLKKKLDDTIESCVNYVGVDLNTASKELLTSVSGITATVANNIVAQRNQHGAFKNRRQLLKVAKLGPKAFEQAAGFLRIRGGDNPLDNTAVHPESYSVVEAIASDLNVPLNQVTQIAEKLKKTNLKKYVTDSVGEPTLRDILSELEKPGRDPRAEFKYATFREGIKEIRDLKVGMELEGIITNVANFGAFVDIGVHQDGLVHISQLADRFVDDPNKVVKVGQVVKVQVLEINEKLKRISLSIKAVKQ; this is translated from the coding sequence ATGCTGAACATTCCTCAACTACTGGCAACTGAAATAAACCTCAAACCCCATCAGGTGCAAAACGCGCTGGAACTTTTGGCGGAGGGTGCAACAATTCCCTTTATTGCACGTTACCGCAAAGAGCGCACTGATGAGATGAATGAAGTGCAACTACGTGAATTGGCCGATCGATATACTTATTTAACAGAACTGGAAGAACGAAAATCGGTGATTTTAAGTGCGATCGCCCAACAAGGTAAACTTACAGATGAACTCAAAGCCAAAATCTCATCCTGCTTACAAAAAACTGAACTTGAGGATTTATACTTACCCTATCGACCAAAGCGACGCACCCGCGCCACCATCGCCAGAGAAAAAGGACTCGAACTACTGGCGGAATTCATCAAGTCGCTAAATGCGAAAAATGCTGCAACGGCTTCACTGGAAGAAGAAGCGGCTAAGTATATTTCTGAAAGCAAGGGAGTAAAAACAGCAGAAGAGGCGCTCAAAGGTGCTGCTGATATTTTAGCGGAAGAAGTGGCTGAAAAAGCGGAATTACGGGCATATATCCGCAATTATCTTTTAGAAGAAGGGATATTCGTCTCCCGCATCAAAGATGATTATCCCGAAGGTACAACCAAATTTGAGATGTACCGTAACTATCAAATGAGGGTAAAAAATATTGCACCCCACAATATGCTGGCGTTGTGTCGGGGTGAAACGGAAAAAATATTAAGTTTTGAAATCGCTTTTGATGAAGATACAGTACTTTATTATCTTGAGTCGAAAGAAATTAAAACCAAAGTTCGGACAATTCGAGATTTTTATCAGGCCATGTTGAAGGATGCATTTAACCGTTTGATGAAAGTCTCTCTAATGGGAGAGGTAATTTCTGAGAATAAAGTTTATGCAGATATAGAATCAATCAAGACATTTGAAACTAATCTGCGAGAGTTGCTGCTGTCTGCACCAGCAGGAATGAAACCAACATTGGCAATAGACCCTGGATTTAGAACTGGGTGTAAAGTTGCAGTCCTCGACCAAACTGGAAAATTTTTGGAATACCAAGCGGTATTTCCCCACCAAGCGACTGAACAACGACTCAAAGCAGCACAAACTGTCAAAAATCTAATTGAAAAGTACAAAATTGAATTAATCGCCATCGGTAACGGTACAGCGTCCCGCGAGACAGAGGAGTTTGTGACACAAGTATTACAAACCATAGAACGCAAACCAGTTAAGGTGATGGTGAATGAATCTGGCGCATCTATATATTCTGCAAGTACTGTAGCGCTGGAAGAGTTTCCCGATTTAGATATTACCGTGCGCGGTGCGATTAGTATCGGTCGCCGTTTACAAGATCCCTTAGCGGAACTTGTGAAAATCGATCCCAAATCCATTGGTGTGGGACAATATCAGCACGATGTCGATCAGAAGTTGTTGAAAAAGAAATTGGATGACACTATAGAAAGCTGCGTTAACTACGTCGGCGTAGACTTGAACACTGCCTCCAAAGAACTTCTGACTTCCGTCTCTGGGATTACAGCAACAGTTGCCAATAATATTGTCGCCCAGCGCAACCAGCATGGAGCCTTTAAAAATCGCCGACAACTTTTGAAAGTTGCAAAGCTGGGGCCAAAGGCCTTTGAACAAGCGGCGGGTTTTCTGCGGATTCGCGGCGGTGACAACCCATTAGATAATACAGCAGTGCATCCAGAAAGTTACTCTGTAGTAGAAGCGATCGCATCTGATCTAAATGTGCCATTAAATCAGGTCACACAAATTGCTGAAAAACTCAAAAAGACCAACCTGAAGAAATACGTTACCGATAGCGTTGGCGAACCGACACTACGCGACATCCTCAGCGAACTAGAAAAACCCGGTAGAGATCCTCGTGCAGAGTTTAAGTATGCCACCTTCAGAGAAGGAATTAAGGAAATCAGGGACTTAAAGGTGGGAATGGAACTAGAGGGAATCATCACGAACGTCGCCAACTTCGGCGCGTTTGTCGATATTGGCGTACATCAAGATGGCTTGGTGCATATATCCCAACTTGCTGATCGATTTGTAGACGATCCCAACAAAGTTGTCAAAGTTGGACAAGTAGTCAAAGTGCAGGTATTAGAAATCAACGAGAAACTCAAGCGAATTAGTTTGTCGATAAAAGCAGTTAAACAATAA
- a CDS encoding four helix bundle protein — translation MNEQEFKARTKQLALRVIRLVEQLPQTRVADVIGKQLLRSATSVGANYRAACRAKSTADLIAKLGIVEEEADETLYWLELVIESGLMTAEKLKSLMQEATEILAMTVASIKTLREKYKS, via the coding sequence GTGAATGAGCAGGAGTTTAAGGCTAGAACAAAGCAGCTGGCATTACGAGTTATTCGTCTAGTTGAGCAACTGCCACAAACTAGAGTTGCTGATGTCATTGGCAAGCAGTTGTTACGTTCAGCAACTTCAGTTGGTGCTAATTATCGAGCAGCCTGTCGAGCTAAATCAACAGCTGATTTAATTGCCAAACTCGGTATTGTGGAAGAAGAAGCTGATGAAACGCTTTACTGGTTGGAGCTTGTTATTGAATCTGGATTAATGACAGCAGAAAAACTAAAAAGCTTAATGCAAGAAGCTACCGAAATTCTAGCTATGACTGTTGCATCAATAAAAACACTACGAGAAAAATATAAGTCATAA
- a CDS encoding 2Fe-2S iron-sulfur cluster-binding protein, producing MVVYQVRFINPILGLDRTIQVPDDQYILDIAEDAGIRLPSGCKQGECSACVAKLISGEVDQSEQKFLRPTEIQAGYVVTCVTYPLSDCTLETHQEQVLYKSALYYKPESGKSETSIPPNLP from the coding sequence ATGGTAGTTTATCAAGTTCGATTCATCAATCCTATACTTGGGTTAGATCGCACCATTCAAGTACCAGATGATCAATATATTCTGGATATAGCAGAAGATGCTGGTATCCGCCTACCATCTGGGTGTAAGCAAGGTGAATGTTCTGCCTGTGTCGCCAAACTGATTAGCGGTGAAGTTGATCAGAGTGAGCAAAAATTTCTGCGCCCGACTGAAATACAGGCTGGTTATGTTGTTACTTGTGTAACTTACCCCTTGTCTGATTGCACTTTAGAAACCCATCAAGAACAAGTCTTGTATAAATCAGCCCTTTACTATAAGCCTGAGTCGGGAAAATCTGAAACCTCTATTCCCCCTAACCTCCCTTAA
- a CDS encoding TldD/PmbA family protein has product MPNINEIANSAKDNAEKLGIKKFDIYGSTVDDTSVQVDQGEPKQVKASNRSGVTVRVWNEENTMGVTSTTDVDPKGLELALKTAYEASFFGVKENVPDFSPEATVPIPNKPQDKTPQAPVAELIKRLLVAEKELLAAHPAIKGVPYNGLSQRDIDRFYLNSDGAVRTESHSLASVYLYSKTEEEGKKPRSGGAFRINQSLDNLDINGCIKETADKTISHLNYEKIKTGKYRVVFSPEAFLSLLGGFSNLFNAQSILDNQSLSTPDDLGKQIASPLLSVFDDALHPANVGAETFDGEGTPTRQISLIENGVLTSFLHSAGTAKRLNTQPTGNASIGAKVSVSPNFYHVFTTATPEEEFSLETAENVIFIDDLQALHAGVKSLQGSFSLPFDGWLVNKGVKTSIESATVAGDFLELLKSIIYVEKEPELTPGGVCPKIWVNELSITGE; this is encoded by the coding sequence ATGCCGAATATTAATGAGATTGCAAATTCTGCCAAGGACAATGCTGAGAAGCTTGGTATTAAGAAATTCGACATTTATGGCTCAACAGTAGATGACACTAGCGTGCAAGTAGACCAAGGTGAGCCAAAACAAGTCAAAGCCTCAAATCGCTCTGGTGTTACTGTTCGTGTCTGGAATGAAGAGAATACAATGGGTGTCACCAGCACTACAGATGTAGATCCCAAAGGACTGGAATTAGCTTTGAAAACTGCCTACGAAGCCAGTTTCTTTGGTGTTAAGGAAAATGTTCCTGATTTTAGTCCAGAAGCTACTGTTCCTATCCCAAATAAACCTCAGGATAAGACACCTCAAGCACCTGTTGCTGAACTCATAAAAAGATTGTTGGTAGCTGAAAAAGAATTACTCGCAGCTCATCCAGCAATTAAAGGTGTGCCTTATAATGGGTTATCGCAAAGAGATATTGACAGGTTTTATCTCAATAGCGACGGTGCAGTGAGAACTGAATCTCACTCCTTAGCATCAGTTTATCTTTACAGCAAAACTGAGGAAGAAGGAAAAAAACCTCGCAGTGGAGGTGCTTTTAGAATCAACCAAAGTTTAGATAATCTAGACATCAATGGTTGCATCAAAGAAACCGCTGATAAAACTATCAGCCACTTGAACTATGAAAAAATCAAGACTGGTAAATATCGAGTTGTTTTCTCACCGGAAGCTTTCTTAAGTCTGTTGGGTGGTTTTTCCAACTTATTCAATGCCCAAAGTATTTTGGATAATCAAAGTCTATCTACTCCTGATGATTTAGGTAAGCAAATAGCTTCTCCTCTGCTTTCGGTTTTTGATGATGCACTTCACCCAGCTAACGTAGGGGCAGAAACTTTTGATGGTGAAGGAACTCCTACTCGTCAGATTTCGCTGATTGAAAATGGTGTTTTAACAAGCTTTCTCCACAGTGCAGGCACTGCTAAAAGGCTAAATACCCAGCCAACAGGTAATGCCAGTATTGGTGCAAAAGTCAGCGTTAGTCCCAATTTTTATCACGTTTTTACAACAGCAACTCCTGAAGAAGAGTTTAGCTTAGAAACGGCTGAAAATGTGATTTTTATCGATGATTTACAAGCCCTCCATGCTGGAGTTAAATCCTTGCAAGGTTCGTTTTCTTTGCCGTTTGATGGTTGGCTAGTTAATAAGGGTGTCAAGACGAGTATTGAGTCAGCAACTGTTGCTGGCGATTTCTTAGAACTCTTAAAGTCAATTATTTATGTAGAAAAAGAGCCAGAGTTAACGCCAGGGGGAGTTTGCCCGAAAATCTGGGTTAATGAACTGTCAATTACTGGTGAATAA